One Bifidobacterium crudilactis genomic region harbors:
- a CDS encoding HRDC domain-containing protein: MLSEYQEPRLLAEPRSGVPEVIDTPTAYREMCLRFSQAQGSVAADAERASGFRYGHEDWLVQFKREGAGIALIDPVALQGTGASWDMFNDAVGSATWIIHDSLQDLPGYADLGMKPQALFDTELAARMLGAHHFGLAAVTEHYLGLVLAKEHSAADWSYRPLPRDWRNYAALDVELLIDLETCMRAELKAQGKDSWAEEEFAWLLERGTAPKAPRQDPWLRVSHITDLHHDRRGLAVVKELWTTRDALAREHDISPSLLLSDAAIMEAARIKPRNLRTFRSIRSLNQRVRVHTGSEQDHMFERYAPIQRMVKPSVWKTAIVKALSIPDDELPVLPARKKSNVHGEDGNAPRSMRLWQQRHPERFERLAKVRQVVNQIAQDTRTPAEIIIKPQYLRNLCWVEDPEGLDVAGFLSEQGARNWQIGLLAESVSRAIM; this comes from the coding sequence TTGCTGAGTGAGTATCAGGAGCCCCGACTATTGGCCGAACCTCGTTCCGGGGTTCCTGAGGTCATTGACACGCCTACGGCTTATCGGGAGATGTGTCTGCGGTTCTCACAGGCGCAGGGTTCCGTAGCCGCAGACGCCGAACGGGCTTCGGGCTTCCGTTACGGTCATGAGGACTGGCTCGTGCAGTTCAAACGAGAGGGTGCGGGCATCGCGCTGATTGACCCCGTGGCCTTGCAGGGCACAGGTGCATCCTGGGATATGTTCAACGATGCCGTAGGCTCCGCCACATGGATTATTCACGACTCGTTGCAGGATCTTCCCGGCTACGCGGATCTCGGCATGAAGCCGCAGGCCTTGTTCGACACTGAGCTGGCCGCCAGAATGCTGGGCGCACACCATTTCGGGTTGGCGGCGGTCACCGAGCACTACCTCGGCCTGGTGTTGGCCAAGGAACACTCGGCAGCAGACTGGTCCTACCGACCGTTGCCACGCGATTGGCGCAACTACGCGGCTCTGGATGTCGAACTGCTGATTGATCTGGAAACGTGTATGCGCGCCGAACTCAAGGCGCAGGGCAAGGATTCTTGGGCAGAGGAGGAATTCGCCTGGCTGCTCGAACGAGGTACGGCGCCGAAAGCCCCGAGGCAGGACCCTTGGCTCCGTGTGTCGCACATCACCGACCTGCACCATGACCGCCGTGGTCTGGCGGTGGTGAAGGAACTCTGGACCACACGTGATGCGTTGGCGCGTGAACACGACATATCTCCGAGCCTGCTGCTCTCCGACGCGGCCATCATGGAAGCCGCCAGGATCAAACCCCGCAATCTGCGCACCTTCCGATCCATACGTTCGCTCAATCAACGGGTCCGCGTGCATACCGGCAGCGAGCAGGATCACATGTTCGAGCGATACGCTCCGATTCAGCGCATGGTCAAGCCTTCGGTATGGAAGACGGCCATCGTCAAGGCTCTGAGCATTCCGGATGATGAGCTGCCGGTGCTTCCGGCACGCAAGAAGAGCAATGTGCATGGAGAGGACGGCAACGCGCCGCGTTCGATGAGACTGTGGCAGCAGCGTCATCCGGAGCGATTCGAGCGGCTTGCCAAGGTCCGCCAGGTGGTGAACCAAATCGCCCAGGATACCCGCACTCCGGCGGAGATCATCATCAAACCGCAATACTTGCGGAATCTGTGCTGGGTCGAGGACCCCGAGGGTCTTGACGTGGCAGGCTTCCTCAGCGAGCAGGGTGCCAGGAATTGGCAGATTGGGCTGCTTGCAGAGTCCGTAAGTCGAGCTATCATGTAA
- a CDS encoding DUF3000 family protein, which yields MAEIYSIPVRDVAFHTRESGEGEQSICSLSRPAGVRDELWYAVESVHHMVRVESIDYQEIQVPSSMADAGIGVELSCRKDAYDPSALDGLSYSEGLRASPVSSAHKSQNTARSRLASPSGWIMVLYSHVPLAEWDSQWRCVGFFTTEIAAQEHDSLTADMFLDDMTAHLTEAEPDSVRGTVTLTQNRSFGAIEQDNGCGCEIRVSWTPAGVTSHGLDAGRQVQMWARFIREMAS from the coding sequence ATGGCAGAGATTTATTCCATTCCCGTGCGTGACGTGGCCTTTCACACCCGTGAATCCGGCGAGGGCGAGCAGTCGATCTGCTCCTTGAGCCGACCTGCAGGTGTCCGCGACGAGTTGTGGTACGCCGTCGAGTCCGTGCATCACATGGTCAGAGTGGAATCCATCGACTACCAGGAGATTCAGGTACCTTCTTCCATGGCTGATGCGGGCATCGGCGTCGAGCTTTCGTGCAGAAAAGACGCATACGACCCATCGGCTCTCGATGGCCTTTCGTATTCGGAGGGCCTACGCGCCTCTCCCGTTTCGTCTGCGCATAAAAGCCAGAACACGGCGAGGTCTCGACTCGCAAGCCCCAGCGGTTGGATCATGGTGCTCTACTCCCATGTTCCGCTTGCGGAATGGGATTCTCAATGGCGCTGCGTGGGATTCTTCACCACCGAGATTGCCGCCCAGGAGCATGACTCGCTCACTGCGGACATGTTTCTGGACGATATGACCGCCCATCTCACCGAGGCGGAGCCGGACAGTGTGAGAGGCACCGTCACCTTGACTCAGAATCGGTCATTCGGCGCCATCGAGCAGGACAACGGCTGTGGTTGTGAGATACGGGTATCATGGACGCCTGCAGGGGTGACATCGCACGGTCTCGACGCAGGTCGACAAGTGCAGATGTGGGCCCGCTTCATCAGAGAGATGGCGTCCTAG